One segment of Desulfobaculum bizertense DSM 18034 DNA contains the following:
- the rfbF gene encoding glucose-1-phosphate cytidylyltransferase, with product MKAVIFAGGLGTRLSEETGLRPKPMVEIGGKPILWHIMKIYSFYGVTEFIILTGHLSHVIKDYFINYYTRYSDITVDMRQHSVTLHESREEPWQVTMLYTGEETMTAGRLQKAKEYLKNERFFLTYGDGVADVNIHELLKHHEEKGKICTLTAVQPEGKFGALGVNTDDCCVHTFQEKPQGDGKWINGGFMVCEPQIFEYLPSNCDKIPFEQDPLRNLASAGELDAYFHKQFWHPMDTLKDKNELTDLWKAHQAPWAKWL from the coding sequence ATGAAAGCAGTTATCTTTGCGGGAGGGTTAGGTACACGACTTTCTGAAGAAACAGGCTTGCGCCCAAAACCAATGGTAGAAATTGGTGGGAAACCTATCCTCTGGCATATAATGAAAATTTATTCATTCTATGGTGTTACCGAGTTCATTATTCTTACAGGACATCTTTCCCACGTAATCAAAGATTATTTTATAAATTATTATACACGATATTCAGATATTACTGTGGATATGCGTCAACATTCTGTAACACTCCATGAATCCCGTGAAGAGCCTTGGCAGGTGACAATGCTCTACACAGGCGAAGAAACGATGACCGCTGGTAGATTACAAAAAGCAAAAGAGTATCTGAAAAATGAAAGGTTTTTCCTGACTTATGGAGACGGTGTCGCTGATGTGAATATTCATGAGTTGCTGAAGCATCATGAGGAGAAAGGGAAAATTTGTACTTTAACAGCAGTTCAACCTGAAGGAAAATTTGGAGCTTTAGGCGTTAACACCGACGATTGCTGTGTCCATACATTTCAAGAGAAGCCACAAGGTGATGGTAAATGGATTAATGGTGGGTTTATGGTTTGTGAACCTCAAATTTTTGAATACCTTCCGTCCAACTGTGACAAAATCCCATTTGAACAAGATCCTCTTCGTAATCTTGCAAGCGCAGGAGAATTGGATGCATATTTCCATAAACAATTTTGGCATCCAATGGATACATTAAAAGATAAAAATGAACTAACGGATTTATGGAAAGCTCACCAAGCCCCTTGGGCCAAATGGTTATAA
- a CDS encoding sigma-54-dependent transcriptional regulator yields MHILLVDDDAQGRSFLAEYLQLLGHLVTPADSVDSALRITEEHSFELVLSDIAMPEKSGIDLIYALQAKALEHRPDIVLYTGHVDLQLAIDALRAGAFDYMTKPIKLDELTSILERVAAHQNIRLSAPDHGHKHRHKSSFQRKEEHLQEVQDMFSRLAGVERIGIFSEKMWDVVHQAEQYHTDRSMPVLIQGETGVGKEIIAKIIHYGTEHSSLPFVDINCTAISPTLFESELFGYESGAFTGGVRQGKKGKLDMAMGGTLFLDEIAEIPVELQAKLLRVIEERQFYRVGGLRKNKTDIRIIAATNLDFEKRIQEGLFRKDLYYRLKVGHITIPPLRERQEDIAGLALLFLRKFSKKRGKQFESIHPQAEKRLVSYHWPGNVRELKNLMEWVSFMHDGTELLEKHFVKQLSPQKPCFSTPEKKRVERKRPVSNADILAALEECGGNKTKASQLLGIALRTLYYRLDKMAS; encoded by the coding sequence ATGCATATTCTTCTTGTTGATGACGACGCACAGGGACGCTCTTTTCTTGCAGAATACCTGCAACTGCTTGGACATCTTGTAACGCCCGCAGACTCTGTGGACAGTGCCTTGCGCATCACAGAAGAGCATTCTTTTGAACTTGTTCTGTCAGACATTGCCATGCCAGAGAAATCCGGCATTGATTTGATTTATGCACTCCAGGCGAAAGCTCTGGAGCATCGTCCAGACATCGTGCTCTACACCGGCCACGTGGACTTGCAGCTTGCCATTGATGCCCTGCGTGCCGGGGCCTTTGATTACATGACCAAGCCCATCAAACTGGATGAACTCACGTCTATTCTGGAACGGGTTGCAGCGCATCAGAATATTCGTCTTTCAGCTCCAGATCATGGGCACAAGCATCGACACAAAAGCAGCTTCCAGCGCAAGGAAGAGCATCTTCAGGAAGTGCAGGATATGTTCTCTCGCCTTGCAGGCGTGGAACGAATTGGGATCTTTTCTGAAAAGATGTGGGATGTGGTGCATCAGGCCGAGCAGTATCACACCGACCGGTCTATGCCTGTCCTCATTCAGGGAGAAACAGGAGTCGGCAAGGAAATCATCGCCAAAATTATCCACTATGGCACTGAGCACAGCTCTCTCCCGTTTGTTGATATCAACTGCACCGCGATTTCCCCAACGCTTTTTGAAAGTGAACTCTTTGGCTACGAGTCTGGAGCTTTCACAGGTGGCGTCCGGCAGGGCAAAAAAGGCAAGCTTGATATGGCAATGGGAGGAACACTTTTTCTTGATGAAATCGCAGAAATCCCTGTTGAACTTCAGGCAAAGCTTTTGCGCGTCATTGAGGAGCGCCAGTTTTATCGGGTTGGAGGTCTCCGTAAAAACAAAACAGATATTCGCATCATTGCGGCAACCAATCTGGATTTTGAAAAACGGATTCAGGAAGGACTCTTTCGAAAGGATCTCTATTACCGGCTTAAAGTGGGGCACATTACGATTCCCCCGCTTCGCGAACGCCAAGAAGATATTGCCGGGCTTGCGTTGCTCTTTCTTCGCAAATTTTCAAAAAAACGCGGAAAGCAGTTTGAAAGCATTCACCCTCAGGCAGAAAAGCGCCTCGTGTCATATCACTGGCCTGGAAATGTTCGCGAACTCAAGAATCTAATGGAATGGGTCAGCTTCATGCACGATGGAACGGAGCTTCTCGAAAAGCATTTTGTGAAACAACTCAGCCCACAGAAACCTTGTTTTTCCACGCCAGAAAAAAAGCGTGTGGAGCGCAAGCGGCCAGTTTCCAACGCGGATATTCTTGCGGCTCTTGAGGAATGCGGAGGGAACAAAACCAAGGCCTCGCAGCTTTTAGGGATTGCCCTACGAACATTATATTATCGCCTTGACAAAATGGCGAGCTAA
- a CDS encoding DUF4234 domain-containing protein, which yields MAQADTLKKVINLKTLYFFLIGAVTAGVYPTMWIYKYTPEFNKEFGKKILPASYAIWIAVMTVWGSGVAHGQPESIQPYAGLFGLVGIILLWVWCFKMRSALREYAQREFRHDFKMFWLWTLLFNVYHINYCVNALPEEINR from the coding sequence ATGGCTCAGGCAGATACACTAAAAAAGGTGATAAATCTCAAAACGTTATATTTTTTTCTTATTGGTGCTGTTACTGCAGGAGTATACCCAACTATGTGGATTTACAAATATACTCCTGAATTTAACAAAGAATTTGGCAAAAAAATACTCCCTGCATCATATGCAATATGGATTGCCGTTATGACAGTCTGGGGATCAGGAGTCGCTCACGGGCAGCCTGAGAGCATTCAGCCCTATGCAGGTCTCTTTGGCCTTGTTGGTATTATTCTTCTCTGGGTCTGGTGCTTTAAAATGCGCTCCGCCCTGCGCGAATATGCCCAGCGCGAATTCAGGCACGACTTCAAAATGTTTTGGCTCTGGACCCTCCTCTTTAACGTCTATCACATCAACTACTGCGTTAACGCTCTCCCTGAAGAAATCAACCGATAA
- a CDS encoding PAS domain-containing sensor histidine kinase, producing MRKQRKRLTQGRRRPTRTFGLSRLRGRGTEQPSSSPAAHKLLERRYRAIIDDQVDLIRRFRPDGTLTFVNAAFCSFYQLREEEALGRNFAELLSHDEVEQISEAIFSLTPDNPTVTTAPRYVRHDGHTYWLEYVTHAIFNAQGDVIEYQSIGRDITAQKKAELEVEETRAAVNRAQRMATLAVIGGGIAHEISQPLSSIRILAGSGLYMLDKMNPVPLERIQKNLQDISSQVDRIDQIITHLREFLRTNQTSPAHPCDLNDCVESSLRMVQERIQAEEIHMTKELEAGLPAVYGVRIRFEELILNLLLNAVQELKGRKGAKIRLRTWADRGAHFEIRDNGPGLAPEIQNSIFEPFFTTHEDGNAMGLGLSIVKAVLSTCHGHIEARNASGGGAVFHVVFPESLDKSGKGGMWDPVPQNLGFSKK from the coding sequence TTGAGGAAACAGCGAAAGCGCCTCACGCAGGGACGGCGACGCCCCACCCGCACCTTTGGATTATCCCGGCTGCGAGGCCGGGGGACAGAACAGCCCTCCAGCTCTCCTGCCGCGCATAAACTTCTTGAACGCCGCTACAGGGCTATTATTGACGATCAGGTAGACCTGATTCGCCGCTTTCGTCCAGACGGCACTCTGACTTTTGTCAACGCTGCCTTTTGTTCTTTTTATCAGCTCCGCGAGGAAGAAGCCCTTGGGCGCAATTTTGCCGAACTTTTATCGCACGACGAAGTCGAACAAATTTCTGAAGCGATTTTTTCGCTCACCCCTGATAACCCTACCGTAACCACGGCTCCGCGCTATGTTCGCCACGATGGGCATACCTACTGGCTGGAGTACGTCACCCACGCCATTTTTAATGCGCAGGGAGATGTCATTGAGTATCAGTCCATTGGTCGAGACATCACCGCACAAAAAAAAGCTGAGCTGGAGGTCGAAGAGACCCGGGCCGCTGTCAACCGCGCTCAGCGCATGGCGACCCTTGCTGTTATTGGTGGAGGCATTGCCCATGAAATCAGTCAGCCCCTAAGCTCTATTCGTATTTTGGCAGGCTCAGGCCTGTACATGCTGGATAAAATGAACCCTGTCCCCCTTGAACGCATTCAAAAGAATCTGCAAGACATCTCCTCGCAGGTCGACCGGATTGATCAAATCATTACGCATTTGCGCGAATTTTTGCGGACAAACCAGACCTCTCCTGCTCATCCCTGTGACCTGAACGATTGTGTAGAAAGCTCACTGAGAATGGTTCAGGAACGGATTCAGGCCGAAGAAATTCATATGACCAAGGAGCTTGAAGCAGGGCTTCCTGCTGTGTACGGTGTGCGAATTCGTTTTGAAGAGCTTATTCTCAATCTTCTCCTTAATGCCGTTCAGGAACTCAAAGGCAGAAAAGGCGCAAAAATACGCCTCCGCACCTGGGCAGATCGAGGCGCACATTTTGAAATTCGAGACAATGGCCCGGGGCTGGCTCCTGAGATTCAAAACTCCATATTTGAACCATTTTTTACGACACATGAAGATGGCAATGCAATGGGACTCGGCCTATCAATTGTCAAAGCCGTCCTTTCCACCTGTCATGGCCACATTGAAGCTCGCAACGCCTCTGGTGGTGGCGCAGTTTTCCATGTTGTCTTTCCTGAGTCTCTAGACAAATCCGGCAAAGGGGGCATGTGGGACCCCGTTCCTCAGAACCTTGGTTTTTCCAAAAAGTAA
- a CDS encoding DUF3825 domain-containing protein, with protein MKYCDSLMDFAYLGRIESKRLFFKNLAYLKDWRFEGEDPFYSPRNFINFLDSAYYKALHSNSLLISPDRTEAAFKLPMIPTSYGQVWAHFILNTGGGEQEFFLNRLIECDKPYFGHVSRQQRSLMYEYAYFTDRNTWWQDLADKAEPEPWDYVAYPDQKGMLKSYLMYTFERLVHERKIVWSSNAGRISAFNTGLLSRDYQQPIYGVFERTNRQPMFKGWFQDGHPILSPLPYSPLMADYTEDLKEFSMDTSKDFKINAHHIFEDNQHRIIDIFPGGAATIPLNVMIEGTISYLKRRIERNPRFPIPQLYHNKVQYLLPFQMNREMPPQMVLIFDDDGNSYTARTCITLDMAYANARLLMSQQDSWLDPNPLEALEIV; from the coding sequence ATGAAATATTGTGATAGCCTTATGGATTTTGCGTACCTAGGACGTATTGAGAGCAAGCGTCTTTTTTTTAAAAACTTAGCGTATCTGAAGGACTGGCGTTTTGAGGGGGAAGATCCCTTTTACAGTCCACGCAATTTTATCAATTTTTTAGATAGTGCATATTATAAGGCTCTTCATTCCAATTCTCTGCTCATTTCACCAGACAGAACAGAAGCGGCATTTAAACTCCCGATGATTCCAACCTCCTACGGGCAGGTTTGGGCACATTTTATTCTCAACACAGGTGGTGGGGAACAGGAGTTTTTTCTGAATCGCCTGATCGAGTGCGACAAACCGTATTTTGGACATGTCTCTCGGCAGCAGCGTTCCTTGATGTATGAATATGCATATTTTACGGACAGAAATACATGGTGGCAGGATCTTGCAGATAAAGCAGAGCCTGAACCTTGGGACTATGTGGCGTACCCCGACCAAAAAGGAATGCTCAAAAGTTATTTAATGTATACCTTTGAGCGTCTGGTGCACGAGCGGAAGATTGTCTGGTCGAGCAATGCAGGCAGGATCTCAGCTTTTAATACTGGTCTGCTTTCTCGAGATTATCAGCAGCCAATCTATGGTGTCTTTGAACGCACCAACAGACAGCCGATGTTTAAAGGCTGGTTCCAGGATGGGCACCCGATATTGTCGCCGTTGCCATACAGCCCTCTTATGGCGGATTACACAGAAGATTTGAAAGAATTTTCAATGGATACGAGCAAAGATTTCAAAATCAACGCTCACCATATTTTTGAAGACAATCAGCATCGGATTATTGATATTTTTCCTGGAGGGGCGGCGACTATTCCGCTCAATGTTATGATCGAAGGGACTATTAGCTACCTGAAACGGCGTATCGAGCGTAACCCTCGCTTTCCAATTCCTCAGCTCTACCACAATAAAGTCCAGTACCTGCTTCCTTTTCAAATGAACCGGGAAATGCCCCCTCAGATGGTGCTTATATTTGACGATGATGGGAATAGTTACACTGCTCGCACGTGCATCACTCTTGATATGGCCTATGCAAATGCCCGATTGCTTATGTCTCAGCAAGATTCGTGGCTCGATCCAAATCCATTGGAAGCGTTAGAAATTGTGTAG
- the rfbH gene encoding lipopolysaccharide biosynthesis protein RfbH — MFDADLRKKIVELIQNNTHQASPFVPNETHVPVSGKCIGNDELALMTEAVLDGWLTTGRFNDSFEKSLSQFLGVDNVLTVNSGSSANLIALATLTSPELGKRSIKPNDEVITVAAGFPTTIAPILQIGAVPVFIDVDIQTWNADLSILKKAITSKTKAVILAHTLGIPYDAEKVAYFCKKNGLWFIEDCCDALGSKWNDTLVGNFGDIATLSFYPAHHITTGEGGAVFTKQSKLARLATSFRDWGRHCHCRPGQDNSCGHRFDGKYGDLPIGYDHKYVYSHAGYNLKTTDIQAACGLVQLERLPEFISLRKQNYLYLKQLLDDIPNIQFPKLSSKSDPSWFGFPLLLDPQSPLSRVELLKKLDEHNIGSRLLFAGNATRQPFMKTKSYRVVGNLSNTDIFMNQGMWLGIWPGLTREMLEFTANVLHQCFHTKIR; from the coding sequence ATGTTTGATGCAGATTTGCGCAAAAAAATTGTGGAACTGATTCAAAATAATACTCATCAAGCTTCTCCTTTTGTGCCAAATGAGACTCATGTTCCCGTATCAGGAAAATGTATTGGTAATGACGAGTTAGCTCTTATGACTGAGGCTGTACTCGATGGCTGGCTCACGACGGGAAGATTCAACGATAGTTTTGAAAAATCTTTGAGCCAATTTCTTGGAGTTGATAACGTATTGACTGTTAACTCAGGTTCGTCGGCAAATCTTATTGCTTTAGCAACGCTGACTTCCCCAGAGTTGGGTAAAAGATCTATCAAACCCAATGATGAAGTCATTACTGTAGCTGCAGGATTTCCTACAACAATAGCACCTATCCTTCAAATTGGGGCAGTGCCAGTATTCATCGATGTTGATATACAAACATGGAATGCTGATCTCTCTATATTAAAGAAAGCTATAACATCAAAAACAAAGGCTGTTATTTTAGCACACACACTTGGAATTCCGTATGATGCAGAAAAAGTAGCCTACTTTTGTAAAAAAAATGGACTTTGGTTCATTGAAGATTGCTGTGACGCCTTAGGCTCTAAATGGAATGACACTCTTGTTGGTAATTTTGGAGATATTGCAACATTAAGCTTTTATCCTGCGCACCATATTACAACCGGAGAGGGTGGTGCTGTATTTACAAAGCAGTCAAAACTTGCACGTCTCGCTACTTCATTCCGAGATTGGGGCCGCCATTGTCATTGCCGCCCAGGTCAAGATAACTCCTGTGGGCATCGTTTTGATGGGAAATATGGAGACCTGCCTATCGGTTATGACCACAAATACGTATACTCACATGCGGGGTACAACCTTAAAACAACAGATATCCAAGCAGCTTGTGGCCTTGTCCAGCTAGAAAGGCTCCCTGAATTTATTTCTTTAAGAAAACAAAATTATTTGTATCTAAAACAACTCCTCGATGATATTCCCAATATCCAATTCCCCAAGCTTTCGTCTAAATCAGATCCCTCTTGGTTTGGTTTTCCACTGTTACTTGACCCCCAGTCACCACTTTCTCGTGTTGAGCTTTTAAAAAAACTTGATGAACACAACATTGGAAGCCGTCTTTTGTTTGCGGGGAATGCTACCCGCCAGCCATTTATGAAAACGAAATCATATCGAGTTGTTGGCAATCTCTCGAACACAGATATTTTTATGAACCAAGGAATGTGGCTTGGCATTTGGCCTGGACTCACTCGAGAAATGCTCGAATTTACAGCGAATGTTTTGCATCAATGTTTCCATACGAAAATTAGATAA
- the rfbG gene encoding CDP-glucose 4,6-dehydratase, with amino-acid sequence MNLLDILPHYAGRKVLVTGHTGFKGSWMSFWLHQLNAQVTGLSLEPPSSPSLYSELELGKLIQDFRIDIRKISEVRKVFEKVQPDIVFHLAAQALVRESYSHPLDTLNTNILGTANILEVCRYIPSIRGVVIITSDKCYKNQEWLWGYRENEPMGGFDPYSVSKGCAELVTSSYVNSFFSPKEFGKKHHVAIASARGGNVIGGGDWATDRIIPDCIRALSKNEAVSIRSPHAIRPWQHVLELLNGYLLLGDQLLREGPEFSGGWNFAPLDRGDIWPVKKVVQKICELWEDGTYKIQAGIHPHEASMLSLDASKAYFKLGWRPRWNVEKSIEKTIQWYESWLRDRSAKSIQRICKRQIEDYLLDENETGEE; translated from the coding sequence ATGAATCTACTTGATATTTTGCCGCATTATGCAGGGCGAAAAGTCTTGGTTACAGGGCATACAGGGTTCAAAGGGAGCTGGATGAGCTTTTGGCTACACCAACTTAATGCACAAGTCACAGGCCTTTCACTAGAGCCTCCTAGTAGCCCCTCTCTTTATTCAGAATTGGAACTTGGAAAACTTATTCAAGATTTTCGGATTGATATTCGTAAAATTTCTGAGGTTCGCAAAGTTTTCGAGAAAGTACAGCCGGATATTGTTTTTCATTTAGCTGCTCAAGCTTTAGTTCGCGAGTCCTATTCACATCCTTTGGATACCCTGAATACGAATATTTTAGGTACAGCTAATATTCTTGAAGTATGCCGATATATACCTTCAATACGGGGTGTCGTCATTATTACAAGCGATAAATGCTATAAGAACCAGGAATGGCTCTGGGGCTATCGCGAAAATGAACCTATGGGGGGATTTGACCCTTATAGCGTGAGTAAAGGATGCGCGGAACTCGTCACAAGCTCATATGTAAATTCTTTTTTTTCTCCAAAAGAGTTTGGGAAAAAACACCATGTGGCAATCGCAAGTGCACGAGGAGGTAATGTCATTGGCGGTGGGGACTGGGCAACAGATCGAATTATCCCAGACTGTATTCGGGCCTTATCAAAAAATGAAGCTGTTTCAATTCGTTCGCCACATGCAATTCGCCCTTGGCAGCATGTTTTAGAATTACTTAATGGATATTTATTATTAGGAGATCAACTTTTAAGAGAAGGTCCTGAGTTCAGTGGAGGATGGAATTTTGCGCCCTTGGATAGGGGGGATATTTGGCCTGTAAAAAAAGTTGTCCAAAAGATTTGTGAACTCTGGGAGGATGGAACTTACAAAATTCAAGCGGGAATTCATCCACATGAAGCCTCAATGTTGAGTCTTGATGCTTCAAAAGCTTACTTTAAGCTCGGTTGGAGACCCCGTTGGAATGTCGAAAAATCGATTGAAAAGACAATACAATGGTACGAATCATGGCTGAGAGATCGATCAGCAAAATCAATACAGAGAATTTGTAAACGTCAAATTGAAGATTATCTTTTAGATGAGAACGAAACAGGAGAAGAGTAG